The DNA sequence GCTCGTCGATCTGCTCTTCGTTTATCACCAGCGGCGGCGAAATGATCATGGTGTCGCCTACCGCGCGCATCACCAGACCGTTGCGGAAGCAATGCTCGCGACAGAGCATGCCCACGCCCGGATCGGCGAAACGCTCGCGGGTTTTCTTGTTCTTCACCAGCTCCAGCGCACCGAGCATGCCGACGCCACGCGCCTCGCCGACCAGCGGGTGCTCGACCAGCTCACGCCAGCGAGATTGCAAATAGGGTGCCGTCTTCGCCTTGACCCGTTCGACGATTTTCTCTTCGCGCATGATGCGGATGTTTTCCAGCGCCACGGCGGCGGCCACCGGGTGCCCCGAGTAGGTGAAGCCGTGGTAGAACTCGCCTCCCTCGTTGAGCGTGTGCACCACTTCGTCGCGCACCACCACGCCGCCCATAGGCAGGTAACCGGAGGTTAGGCCCTTGGCGATGGGCATCAGGTCCGGCGCATTGCCGTAGTGATCGCTGCCGAACCATTCGCCGGTGCGGCCGAAGCCGCAAATGACTTCATCGGCAACCAGCAGAATGTCGTAGCGGTCGAGGATTTCGCGGATCTTCGGCCAGTAGCTGTCCGGCGGGATGATCACACCGCCAGCGCCCTGGATCGGCTCGGCGATGAAGGCGGCGACCTTGTCTTCGCCGACTTCACGGATCTTGTCCTCCAGCTGCTGCGCGACACGCACACCGAACTCTTCCGGATCGAGATCACCGCCCTCACCGAACCAGTACGGCTGGTCGATGTGTTCGATACCTGGGATCGGACCGTCGCTCTGCTCGTGCATGGCCTTCATGCCACCGAGGCTGGCGCCAGCGATGGTCGAGCCGTGATAGCCGTTCCAGCGCCCGATCACGACCTTCTTCTGCGGCTGCCCCTTGATCGCCCAGTAATGGCGCACCATGCGCAGCACGGTGTCGTTGGCCTCGGAGCCCGAGCCGGTGAAGAACACGTGATTCATGCCCTCGGGAGCGATCTCGGCGATCGCCTTGGCCAAGGCTAAGGCCGGCGGGTGAGCGGTCTGGAAGAACAGGTTGTAGTACGGCAGCTCGCGCATCTGCCGGGTCGCGGCCTCGACCAGTTCCTCACGGCCATAACCCAGGTTGACGCACCAGAGCCCGGCCATGGCATCGAGGATCTTGTGGCCTTCGCTATCCCAGAGATAAACCCCCTCGCCACGGGTAATGATGCGCGTGCCCTTGGCGTTGAGCGCCTTGAAGTCGGTGAACGGCGGCAGATGGTGGTCGCGGCTCAGGGCTTGCCATTGCAGGGTTTGCGAATCGCTCATCGGGCACCTCGTTTCAAATGGTTTTATGGTGCTTGCCGTTGCAAAACACCCCTCACCCCCACCCTCTTCCCACAAGGGGAGAGGGAGCTGCTATGGCGTGGCTTCCAGCTTCTTTAAACCGACAACATCAAAAATTCCCGCTCCCATGAGCTGATCACCCGGTGATAGTTCTCCTGCTCGGCGCGCTTGACCGCGACGTAGCCGGTGATGAATTTCGGGCTCAGGTATTTGACCAGCTCGCGGCAGTTCTCCATGCGTTCCAGCGCGGCTTCCAGGGTCAGCGGCAGGCGCAGGTTGCGGCGCTCGTAGCCGCGGCCCTTGACCGGGGGACTCGGGTTCAGCCCTTCGACCATGCCGATGTAACCGCACAGGAGGCTGGCGGCGATGGCTAGATAAGGATTGGCGTCGGCACCCGGCAGGCGGTTTTCGACGCGGCGGTTCTGCGGGTCAGAATCCGGCACGCGCAAGCCCACGGTGCGGTTTTCCTCGCCCCACTCGACGTTCACCGGCGCCGAGGTATCGGGCAGGAACCGGCGGAACGAATTGACGTTGGGCGCGAACATCGGCAGTAGCTCGGGAATGTATTTCTGTAGGCCACCAACGTGGTGCAGGAACAGCTGGCTCATGGAGCCATCGGCGTTGGAAAACACGTTACGCCCGGTTTCGATGTCCACCACACTCTGGTGCAGGTGCATGGCGCTGCCCGGCTCGCCGGTCATCGGCTTGGCCATGAATGTGGCAGCGACGTTGTGCTTGAGCGCCGCCTCGCGCATGGTGCGCTTGAACACCAGTATCTGGTCGGCCAGGTGCAGCGCCTCGCCGTGACGGAAGTTGATTTCCATCTGCGCGGTGCCTTCCTCGTGGATCAGCGTGTCCAGGTCCAGCCCCTGGGCCTCACACCAGTCATACATGTCTTCGAACAGCGGGTCGAATTCGTTGGCCGCGTCGATGGAGAACGATTGGCGGCCGGTCTCCTGACGTCCAGAACGGCCGATGGGTGGCTGGAACGGAAGGTCCGGGTCTTCGCAACGCTTGGTCAGGTAGAACTCCATCTCCGGCGCAACGATGGGCTGCCAGCCACGATCAGCGTACATCTTCAGAACGCGCTTGAGAATGTTGCGCGGCGAGATCTCGATGGGGTTGCCCATCTTGTCGTAGGTATCGTGGATCACCTGCGCGGTCGGCTCGATAGCCCAGGGCACCAGGAACACCGCGTCGGGATCGGGGCGGCAGAACATGTCGATGTCCGCCGGATCGAGCAGCTCGTAGTAAATGTCGTCTTCGACGTAGTCGCCAGTGACGGTCTGCAACAGCACGCTCTCGGGCAGGCGCATGCCGCGCTCGTCGAGGAACTTGTTGGTCGGTGAAATCTTGCCGCGGGCGATGCCGGTCAGGTCGCTGATCAGGCATTCCACTTCTGTAATCTTGCGTTCTTTGAGCCAGCCGGTGAGCTGGTCGAGCGTGCTAGTCATGATGACCTCAGAGTTGATGAAACGAGCGCCGGACCGGCCTGCGCTCAGCGCCGTCCCGCGCGTTCCTGGCAAGCGCGGGCAAAGCCCTGGAACAACGCCAGGTAATAAGGGTGCTCATGCACCTTCCATTCAGGATGCCATTGGACGCCGAGCGCGAAGGTCTGCGCCGCCTCGACGGAAAACGCCTCGATCAGCCCATCCGGCGCCAATGCCTCGATGCGCAGCCCCTCGCCAAGGCGCTCGACACCCTGGCCGTGCACCGAATTGACTTCCAGATGCAGCGGCAACCCGAGACGCTCCAGCAAGCCACCGGGTTGCACGTGCAGTGGATGACTGAGCCCGTACTGGATGTCGATCGGGTCTTCGGCGCGCTCGCGATGATCGGCATAGGGGCCGGCCTCGTGCACCTTCTGATGCAGACTGCCGCCAAACGCCACGTTCATTTCCTGAAAACCGCGACAGACGCCGAACACCGGAATGCCGGCATCTACCGCAGCGCGGATCAGGGGCAGGGTCAGCTGGTCACGGGGAGGATCGTGTGGCGTGCCTTCGGCACTGGCCGACCCGCCATAATGATGAGGCTCGACGTTCGATGGCGAGCCGGTGAAGAGCAGGCCGTCTACGCTATCGAGTAGAGCTGTCGGATCGATGAGGTCACCCAGCGCCGGGATGACCAGAGGCAAGCCGGCGACCGCTGCGGCACGCAGGTATTTGTCACCGGCAATATGGAAGCTGTGGTGGCCGATCTGCCTGGTACAGGCGGAAACGCCGATCAATGGCACGCGAGGCATGTGATACTCGTCTTTCAGAAGGGTGCTCATCGGAGAGTAGTCTTGTTCATTTTTATAGACAATAGCCGACCCGGCGTCCTTCCGAAAGCAAACGCAGCGCCGTGAAAATTTTTCCGGCAGTGCCCCAAAACCGCCCTTAATGGGCATTCATGGGGCGTTTTGAGGCGCTATTGACAGCGACTTGGCTTTCCGATTGACTCCAAGACATGTTGTTTGATGATTGAAATTTTTAACAATTAAGGTGTTTTCATCATGCTTCCGCCGCCGCGTGCCGTTCAGCTCAATGAAGCGAACGCGTTTCTGAAAGAACACCCGGAGGTCCAGTACGTCGACCTGCTGATCGCAGACATGAACGGTGTCGTGCGAGGCAAGCGCATCGAACGCGCCAGCCTGCATAAGGTGTATGAAAAAGGCATCAACCTCCCCGCCTCGCTATTCGCGCTCGACATCAATGGCATCACCGTGGAAAGCACCGGGCTCGGGATGGACATCGGCGACTCGGACCGGACCTGCTTCCCCATTCCCAACACCCTGAGCAACGAGCCCTGGCAGAAGCGCCCCACCGCGCAGCTGCTGATGACCATGCACGAGCGCGACGGCTCGCCTTTTTTCGCCGACCCACGCGAAGTGCTGCGCCAGGTCGTCAGCAAGTTCGACGAGCTGGGCCTGACCATCTGTGCGGCCTTCGAGCTGGAGTTCTATCTGATCGATCAGGAGAACGTGAATGGCCGTCCGCAGCCGCCGCGCTCGCCCATTTCCGGCAAGCGCCCGCAGTCGACCCAGGTCTACCTGATCGACGATCTGGACGAATACGTCGACTGCCTGCAGGACATTCTCGAGGGCGCGAAGGAACAGGGCATTCCTGCCGACGCTATCGTCAAAGAAAGCGCTCCGGCGCAGTTCGAAGTCAACCTCCATCACGTCGCCGATCCGATCAAGGCCTGCGATTACGCCGTGCTGCTCAAGCGCCTGATCAAGAACATCGCCTATGACCATGAGATGGACACCACCTTCATGGCTAAGCCCTACCCGGGCCAGGCTGGGAACGGACTGCACGTGCACATCTCGTTGCTCGACAAGAATGGCAACAATATCTTCGCCACCGACAATCCGCTGGAGAGCGAAACCCTGCGTCATGCCATCGGCGGTATCCAGCAGACCATGGCGGCGTCGATGGCCTTCCTCTGCCCCAACGTCAACTCCTACCGCCGCTTTGGCGCTCAGTTCTACGTACCGAATGCGCCGTGCTGGGGCCTGGACAACCGCACCGTAGCGCTACGCGTGCCGACCGACAGCGCGGATTCAGTACGCATCGAGCATCGCGTCGCCGGGGCGGATGCCAACCCTTACCTACTGTTGGCCAGCGTTCTCGCCGGCGTTCATCACGGCCTGACCAACAAGATCGCACCCGACCAGCCGATCGAAGGCAACTCCTACGAGCAGGTCGAACCGAGCCTGCCCTCCAACCTGCGCGACGCCCTGCGCGAGCTGGATGACAACGAAATCATGGCCCGCTACATCAGCCCGGAGTACATCGACATCTTCGTGGCCTGCAAAGAAAGCGAACTGGCCGAATTCGAGCATTCGATCTCCGATCTCGAATACAACTGGTACCTGCATACGGTCTAAAAGCTGGAAGCCGATCAAAGCGCTGGCGGGCAGAGAAGTAATCGTAGGGTGGGCTTCAGCCCACCAAGTCGGCCCCACCGAGGTGTCGGCGGTGGGCTGAAGCCCACCCTACGGCGGTCCGGCCCACCTACAGCCTCACTGAAGCGTTAGCGCCACGGTTTTCGTTCTGCCTCCAGCGCCTTTATCGTCTTTTCCAAACTTCACGCCTAAAATCCACTCCATTTCTAAACGCCCCAATTCCGCGAGGCCGCCATGTCCCGTACCGTTACCGTTGCCGCCACCCAAATGGCCTGTTCCTGGGATCGCCAGGCGAACATCACCAACGCCGAGAAGCTGGTTCGTGAAGCCGCCGCCAAGGGCGCGCAGGTGATCCTGATCCAGGAGCTGTTCGAAACCCCTTACTTCTGCCAGAAACCCAATCCCGAATATCTGCAGCTGGCTACCAGCGTGGAAGAAAACCCGGCGATCCAGCATTTCCAGAAGATCGCCGCCGAGCTGCAGGTGGTGCTGCCGATCAGCTTTTTCGAAGTCGCCGGCCGCGCACGCTTCAACTCCATCGCCATCATCGACGCCGATGGCAAGGTGCTGGGCGTCTACCGCAAGAGCCACATCCCCGACGGTCCTGGCTATCACGAGAAGTACTACTTCAACCCCGGCGACACTGGTTTCAAGGTCTGGAACACCCGCTACGCCAAGATCGGCGTGGCCATTTGCTGGGATCAGTGGTTCCCCGAAACCGCGCGCAGCATGGCACTGATGGGCGCCGAGCTGCTGTTCTACCCCACCGCCATCGGCAGCGAGCCGCATGACCCGAACATCACCTCGCGCGACCATTGGCAGCGCGTCCAGCAGGGCCACGCCGGCGCCAACCTGATGCCGCTGATCGCCAGCAACCGCGTCGGCACCGAAGAGCAGGACGGCTACGACATCACCTTCTACGGTTCCTCGTTCATTGCCGACCAGTTCGGTGCCAAGGTCGAGGAAATGGACAAGACCACCGAAGGCGTGCTGGTGCACGAGTTCGACCTGGACCAGCTGGAGCACATCCGCAGCGCCTGGGGCGTATTCCGCGACCGTCGGCCAAACCTGTACAGCCCGATCAAGACCCTGGACGGCTCGCTGGAGTCCTGACCGAACAATTGACCCATCGTGGGAACGAGTTTGCTCGCGAACGCGCCTGCAAGGCCGCATTCGCAAGCAGGCCCGCTCCTACAGGCCGCGCTCTCTACGGAAAAGATCGATGACAACCCTGACCACCACGCCTCGCGCCGACGACTTCCATATGCCCGCCGAATGGGCGCCGCACAACCAGACCTGGATGGTCTGGCCGCAGCGTCCGGATAACTGGCGCGACCAGGGCACGCCGGCGCAGGCGGCTTTCACCGCTGTGGCAAAGGCCATAGCACGCTTCGAGCCGGTCACCGTCTGCGCCACCGCCGAGCAATACATGGCCGCACGAGAGCAACTCGATGACCCGCGCATTCGGCTGGTGGAAATCAGCAGCGATGACGCCTGGGTCCGCGATACGGGGCCGACCTTTTTGGTCAACGGCAAGGGCGGACTGCGTGGCGTCGACTGGACGTTCAACGCCTGGGGCGGCCTCGAGGGCGGGCTGTACGACAACTGGCAGCGCGACGACGAAGTGGCGCGTAAGATTCTCGAAATCGAGCGCTGCGACCGCTACCGCACCGAGGGTTTCGTACTGGAAGGCGGTTCGATTCACGTCGACGGCGAAGGTACCCTGATCACCACCGAGGAGTGCCTGCTCAACCGCAATCGCAACCCGCAGCTGTCCCGTGAGCAAATCGAAGCGGTCCTGGCCGATTACCTGGCGATCGATAAGGTCATCTGGCTGCCGCACGGGCTGTACAACGACGAAACCGACGGTCACGTGGACAATTTCTGCTGCTTCGTTCGCCCAGGTGAAGTACTGCTGGCCTGGACCGATGATCGCGACGACCCCAACTACGAGCGCTGCCAGGCGGCTATGCACGTGCTGGAGCAGGCCCGTGATGCCTGGGACCGCAAGCTCGTGGTGCACAAGATGCCGATCCCTGGCCCGCTGCATGCCACCGAGCAGGAATGCGCTGGTGTGGTGCCGCTGATCGGCAGTCAGCCGCGCGATCCGTCGATTCGCCTGGCCGGCAGCTACGTGAACTTCCTGATCGTCAACGGGGGCATCATCGCGCCGTCTTTCGACGATCCGATGGACGCCGAAGCAGAAGCTATCCTCAGCCGGATCTTTCCCAATCATCAGGTGGTGATGGTACCGGGCCGCGAGATCCTGCTCGGCGGCGGCAACATCCACTGCATCACTCAGCAGCAACCGGCGGCCTCGAGCCAAACGCCGGTGTAACGCACCCGAGCTGTCCGTGCCGCCGACACGGGCAGCGCCTGAAGGAGCTTGCAAGCCGTGCAATACAAAGCCTTTCTGCTGTGCCTGCTGCTAGCGCCAACTGTGCAGGCCATCGAAGCCTATTCCTGCCGCAACGGCTTCTTTCCTGCATTCGCCGGTCAGGTGCGACCCGCAGAGGTTATTGCTGACG is a window from the Pseudomonas sp. MTM4 genome containing:
- a CDS encoding aspartate aminotransferase family protein yields the protein MSDSQTLQWQALSRDHHLPPFTDFKALNAKGTRIITRGEGVYLWDSEGHKILDAMAGLWCVNLGYGREELVEAATRQMRELPYYNLFFQTAHPPALALAKAIAEIAPEGMNHVFFTGSGSEANDTVLRMVRHYWAIKGQPQKKVVIGRWNGYHGSTIAGASLGGMKAMHEQSDGPIPGIEHIDQPYWFGEGGDLDPEEFGVRVAQQLEDKIREVGEDKVAAFIAEPIQGAGGVIIPPDSYWPKIREILDRYDILLVADEVICGFGRTGEWFGSDHYGNAPDLMPIAKGLTSGYLPMGGVVVRDEVVHTLNEGGEFYHGFTYSGHPVAAAVALENIRIMREEKIVERVKAKTAPYLQSRWRELVEHPLVGEARGVGMLGALELVKNKKTRERFADPGVGMLCREHCFRNGLVMRAVGDTMIISPPLVINEEQIDELIGKVRQCLDATAKDALG
- a CDS encoding glutamine synthetase family protein, translating into MTSTLDQLTGWLKERKITEVECLISDLTGIARGKISPTNKFLDERGMRLPESVLLQTVTGDYVEDDIYYELLDPADIDMFCRPDPDAVFLVPWAIEPTAQVIHDTYDKMGNPIEISPRNILKRVLKMYADRGWQPIVAPEMEFYLTKRCEDPDLPFQPPIGRSGRQETGRQSFSIDAANEFDPLFEDMYDWCEAQGLDLDTLIHEEGTAQMEINFRHGEALHLADQILVFKRTMREAALKHNVAATFMAKPMTGEPGSAMHLHQSVVDIETGRNVFSNADGSMSQLFLHHVGGLQKYIPELLPMFAPNVNSFRRFLPDTSAPVNVEWGEENRTVGLRVPDSDPQNRRVENRLPGADANPYLAIAASLLCGYIGMVEGLNPSPPVKGRGYERRNLRLPLTLEAALERMENCRELVKYLSPKFITGYVAVKRAEQENYHRVISSWEREFLMLSV
- a CDS encoding gamma-glutamyl-gamma-aminobutyrate hydrolase family protein, producing MPRVPLIGVSACTRQIGHHSFHIAGDKYLRAAAVAGLPLVIPALGDLIDPTALLDSVDGLLFTGSPSNVEPHHYGGSASAEGTPHDPPRDQLTLPLIRAAVDAGIPVFGVCRGFQEMNVAFGGSLHQKVHEAGPYADHRERAEDPIDIQYGLSHPLHVQPGGLLERLGLPLHLEVNSVHGQGVERLGEGLRIEALAPDGLIEAFSVEAAQTFALGVQWHPEWKVHEHPYYLALFQGFARACQERAGRR
- a CDS encoding glutamine synthetase family protein; this encodes MLPPPRAVQLNEANAFLKEHPEVQYVDLLIADMNGVVRGKRIERASLHKVYEKGINLPASLFALDINGITVESTGLGMDIGDSDRTCFPIPNTLSNEPWQKRPTAQLLMTMHERDGSPFFADPREVLRQVVSKFDELGLTICAAFELEFYLIDQENVNGRPQPPRSPISGKRPQSTQVYLIDDLDEYVDCLQDILEGAKEQGIPADAIVKESAPAQFEVNLHHVADPIKACDYAVLLKRLIKNIAYDHEMDTTFMAKPYPGQAGNGLHVHISLLDKNGNNIFATDNPLESETLRHAIGGIQQTMAASMAFLCPNVNSYRRFGAQFYVPNAPCWGLDNRTVALRVPTDSADSVRIEHRVAGADANPYLLLASVLAGVHHGLTNKIAPDQPIEGNSYEQVEPSLPSNLRDALRELDDNEIMARYISPEYIDIFVACKESELAEFEHSISDLEYNWYLHTV
- the aguB gene encoding N-carbamoylputrescine amidase: MSRTVTVAATQMACSWDRQANITNAEKLVREAAAKGAQVILIQELFETPYFCQKPNPEYLQLATSVEENPAIQHFQKIAAELQVVLPISFFEVAGRARFNSIAIIDADGKVLGVYRKSHIPDGPGYHEKYYFNPGDTGFKVWNTRYAKIGVAICWDQWFPETARSMALMGAELLFYPTAIGSEPHDPNITSRDHWQRVQQGHAGANLMPLIASNRVGTEEQDGYDITFYGSSFIADQFGAKVEEMDKTTEGVLVHEFDLDQLEHIRSAWGVFRDRRPNLYSPIKTLDGSLES
- the aguA gene encoding agmatine deiminase, translated to MTTLTTTPRADDFHMPAEWAPHNQTWMVWPQRPDNWRDQGTPAQAAFTAVAKAIARFEPVTVCATAEQYMAAREQLDDPRIRLVEISSDDAWVRDTGPTFLVNGKGGLRGVDWTFNAWGGLEGGLYDNWQRDDEVARKILEIERCDRYRTEGFVLEGGSIHVDGEGTLITTEECLLNRNRNPQLSREQIEAVLADYLAIDKVIWLPHGLYNDETDGHVDNFCCFVRPGEVLLAWTDDRDDPNYERCQAAMHVLEQARDAWDRKLVVHKMPIPGPLHATEQECAGVVPLIGSQPRDPSIRLAGSYVNFLIVNGGIIAPSFDDPMDAEAEAILSRIFPNHQVVMVPGREILLGGGNIHCITQQQPAASSQTPV